A stretch of Porites lutea chromosome 5, jaPorLute2.1, whole genome shotgun sequence DNA encodes these proteins:
- the LOC140937319 gene encoding heparan sulfate 2-O-sulfotransferase 1-like has translation MLFTRVASLSWRMIVNKWMVVGFLLALLILEFQILRSRPFTQQIHENELGSLPVEAVRAISSNIHKLPLRRDTILNSGSKDDDLVIFYNRVPKTGSTSFMGVVYDLCSKNKFYALHLNVSRNAHVISLPDQMRFARNITTWKEKMPAVYHGHLAYVEFERLGVYKRPLYINIVRRPLDRLVSYYYFLRFGDTFRPYLRRMKQGDKETFDECVERGHPDCKPEKLWLQIPFFCGHAPQCWSPGNKWALDQAKRNLVEKYLLVGTTEEIGDFVAILEATIPRIFKGATKLFNEGGKSHLRKTTSKKPLEQSTIQYFEQSKIWKMENEFYEFANKVFQTAKKRALTSKSGLPEATGKQFFYEKIRPKEPS, from the exons ATGTTGTTTACAAGAGTGGCTTCGCTTTCCTGGAGAATGATCGTGAACAAATGGATGGTGGTAGGATTTCTGCTCGCGCTGTTGATTCTTGAATTCCAGATTCTGCGTTCAAGGCCTTTTACACAACAAATTCATGAAAACG AGCTCGGTTCTTTACCAGTTGAGGCTGTAAGAGCAATATCAAGTAACATTCATAAG CTTCCTTTAAGGAGGGATACAATCTTGAACAGTGGAAGTAAAGATGATGACCTTGTGATATTCTACAACAGAGTTCCGAAGACTGGAAGTACCTCTTTCATGGGAGTTGTGTATGATCTTTGCTCCAAAAATAAATTCTATGCTCTTCACTTAAATGTGAGTCGAAATGCTCACGTTATCTCTCTTCCTGACCAAATGCGGTTTGCAAGAAATATTACTACATGGAAGGAGAAGATGCCAGCAGTTTATCATGGTCATCTTGCCTACGTTGAGTTTGAGAGACTTGGTGTGTATAAGAGACCATTGTATATAAACATTGTGAGAAGACCTCTTGACAGACTTGTGTCGTACTATTATTTCTTGAGATTTGGTGATACTTTTAGACCATATCTTCGAAGGATGAAGCAAGGAGACAAAGAG acTTTTGATGAGTGTGTAGAACGAGGCCACCCAGATTGCAAACCTGAGAAACTGTGGCTTCAAATTCCATTCTTTTGTGGTCATGCACCTCAGTGCTG gtctcCAGGAAACAAATGGGCATTAGATCAAGCAAAAAGAAATCTTGTGGAAAAATACCTCCTAGTAGGAACCACTGAGGAAATTGGTGATTTTGTCGCCATTTTGGAAGCAACTATTCCAAGAATCTTTAAAGGAGCCACAAAATTATTCAATGAAG GTGGAAAGTCACATCTCAGGAAGACAACCTCAAAGAAACCATTAGAACAGTCTACAATACAATACTTCGAACAGtctaaaatatggaaaatgGAAAATGAATTCTACGAATTTGCGAATAAGGTTTTTCAAACTGCAAAAAAGAGAGCATTGACGTCCAAGTCAGGATTACCTGAAGCAAcaggaaaacagtttttttatgaaaaaataagaCCGAAAGAACCGTCATAA
- the LOC140938874 gene encoding uncharacterized protein, with protein sequence MQVSPTCDVKEVPGQDRWKFLHIFQLIRTGQGYFYKRKKKYGSVFRVNMGVKGVHICDRTGIKVLFDMDKIYKEPAFGRLNYNISLLDGYTPSMFSNGVPHEKQKTFLMQICKIAQRNKIFETSIRIFNEYSKIWQNADQKMENKWELSIMNLTSDIFMEAFFGCRVDPNSMYKCLKGSWHKGSTLKNALAAASCLKQALRESPAVAEILRVGVQAGISEEQALMDMLFMLNFNAYGGVSGALRTCIARLYILENEYKDRMKSQIITVMSNGQEFSKEALKEMPLLKNFILEVLRMHPPVPVFFGRARDNLNLETDSEKFRVRKDELLVGNVHMAHRDESIFDQPDTFMPSRFENKELINHIIFGYGPFNEEATAQNHRCPGQDITMTVLQVGVSHLVLNCEYALKDLPQWTGKKLRRVGCPDRDIKLRYFKYKPAHEVAGTQVKVEEIAEVN encoded by the exons ATGCAAGTTTCTCCTACTTGTGATGTGAAAGAAGTTCCTGGGCAGGATAGATGGAAGTTTCTGCATATTTTTCAACTGATCAGG ACGGGCCAAGGATACttttacaagagaaaaaagaaatatggaTCGGTCTTCAGGGTGAACATGGGTGTCAAGGGAGTCCACATCTGTGACAGAACGGGGATCAAAGTCCTTTTTGACATGGATAAG ATTTACAAGGAGCCTGCTTTTGGAAGACTGAATTATAACATTTCTCTGTTGGATGGTTATACACCTTCAATGTTTTCAAATGGAGTTCctcatgaaaaacaaaagacattCCTTATGCAGATTTGCAAAATAGCTCAGAGgaacaaaatatttgaaacaaGTATCAGAATCTTCAACGAATATTCCAAGATATGGCAAAATGcag ATCAAAAAATGGAGAATAAATGGGAATTGAGCATTATGAATCTAACGAGTGACATTTTCATGGAAGCTTTCTTTGGATGTAGAGTAGATCCAAATTCGATGTACAAATGTTTGAAAGGAAGCTGGCATAAAGGAAG tACCTTAAAGAACGCACTGGCAGCAGCTAGCTGTTTAAAACAAGCCCTCAGAGAAAGCCCTGCTGTGGCAGAAATTCTCCGAGTCGGAGTCCAGGCTGGAATCTCAGAGGAACAAGCCCTGATGGATATGTTATTCATGCTCAA TTTCAACGCCTATGGTGGAGTGTCTGGTGCATTGCGAACGTGTATCGCAAGATTATATATATTAGAAAACGAATACAAAGATAGAATGAAAAGCCAAATTATAACAGTGATGTCAAATGGCCAGGAATTCAGCAAAGAGGCTTTAAAAGAAATGCCACTTTTGAAAAACTTTATCCTTGAAGTCCTACGCATGCATCCACCAGTACCGGTCTTCTTTGGCCGAGCAAG AGATAACCTAAATCTCGAAACAGATTCCGAAAAGTTTCGAGTAAGAAAAGATGAGCTTCTTGTGGGAAACGTGCACATGGCGCACAGAGACGAGAGTATATTCGATCAGCCGGACACATTTATGCCTTCTCGTTTTGAAAATAAG GAATTAATAAATCATATCATATTTGGCTATGGGCCCTTTAACGAAGAGGCGACTGCCCAAAATCATCGCTGTCCTGGACAG GACATCACCATGACAGTTCTCCAAGTAGGAGTATCGCACCTTGTGCTTAATTGTGAATACGCGCTGAAGGATTTACCACAATGGACAGGGAAAAA ACTAAGAAGAGTGGGCTGTCCAGACAGGGATATCAAATTGAGATATTTTAAATACAAGCCAGCACACGAG GTTGCCGGTACGCAAGTTAAAGTTGAAGAAATAGCAGAAGTAAACTAA